A single region of the Blattabacterium cuenoti genome encodes:
- the trxB gene encoding thioredoxin-disulfide reductase has protein sequence MLFKKQIQKCVIIGSGPAGYSSAIYAARADLNPIIFLGFQPGGQLTTTTRIDNYLGFPSGISGKNFMENCKIQAERFNTKIINKSVINVSLSNKKGGIHRIFLEKKEEYVESIGIIIATGSRPKFLEIEKEKKFMGLGVSFCATCDGFFHKEKDVAVIGGGDSALEEVNYLAKICKKVYLIVRKDYLKASKILQYHISKKNNISILFSSKITEIIGDNFLEGIKIFNHKNKTSSTLLISGLFIAIGHIPNTEIFKKELDLDERGYIIVKKGSTITNKPGVFASGDVQDPNYRQAITSAGTGCMAALDLERYLSLCNY, from the coding sequence ATGTTGTTTAAAAAACAAATACAGAAATGTGTCATTATTGGATCTGGACCTGCAGGGTATTCTTCCGCTATATATGCAGCAAGAGCTGATTTAAATCCTATTATTTTTTTAGGATTTCAACCAGGTGGACAATTGACCACTACTACTCGTATTGATAATTATCTTGGATTCCCTTCAGGAATTAGTGGAAAAAATTTTATGGAAAATTGTAAAATACAAGCAGAACGTTTTAATACTAAAATCATAAATAAATCCGTAATTAACGTTTCTTTATCCAATAAAAAAGGAGGAATCCATCGTATTTTTTTGGAAAAAAAAGAAGAATATGTAGAAAGCATAGGAATTATTATAGCTACAGGGTCTCGTCCTAAATTTCTAGAAATAGAGAAAGAAAAAAAATTTATGGGATTAGGAGTCTCTTTTTGTGCTACTTGTGATGGGTTCTTTCATAAAGAAAAAGATGTTGCAGTAATAGGAGGTGGAGATAGCGCTTTAGAAGAGGTAAACTATTTAGCAAAAATTTGTAAAAAAGTATATTTAATAGTTAGAAAAGATTATTTAAAAGCATCCAAAATTTTACAATATCATATTTCAAAAAAAAATAATATAAGTATTTTATTTTCTTCTAAAATTACAGAAATTATTGGAGATAATTTTTTGGAAGGTATAAAAATATTTAACCATAAAAATAAAACAAGTAGTACACTTTTGATTAGTGGGTTGTTCATTGCAATAGGTCATATTCCTAATACAGAAATTTTTAAAAAAGAATTGGATTTAGATGAAAGAGGATATATTATTGTAAAAAAAGGAAGTACTATTACTAATAAACCAGGAGTATTTGCTTCGGGGGATGTACAAGATCCTAATTATAGACAAGCTATTACCTCTGCTGGAACTGGATGTATGGCAGCATTAGATTTAGAAAGGTATTTATCCTTATGTAATTATTAA
- a CDS encoding type I restriction enzyme HsdR N-terminal domain-containing protein — protein MYIFNLFIKKYLHCNQIKNRTYIFCTIRKKFYLFNHEEVTRQYIIFLLKKIKNYKNSNIWVEYPFQINKLNKRLDILVQFNHIPHILIECKSPKIPITQKTFDQISIYNSVIKAPFLMVSNGIKNFIFKVDKHKKKFFFIKKIP, from the coding sequence TTGTATATTTTTAACCTTTTTATAAAAAAATATTTACATTGTAATCAAATAAAAAATAGAACTTATATATTTTGTACAATTAGAAAAAAATTCTATTTATTTAATCATGAGGAAGTAACTCGTCAGTATATTATTTTTTTATTAAAAAAAATAAAAAATTACAAAAATTCTAACATATGGGTAGAATACCCTTTTCAAATAAATAAATTAAATAAAAGATTGGATATCCTAGTTCAATTTAATCATATACCACATATACTTATTGAATGCAAATCTCCTAAAATTCCTATTACACAAAAAACTTTTGATCAAATTTCCATATATAATAGTGTTATAAAAGCTCCATTTTTAATGGTAAGCAATGGAATTAAAAATTTTATTTTTAAAGTAGATAAGCATAAAAAAAAGTTTTTTTTTATAAAAAAAATTCCTTAA
- the gap gene encoding type I glyceraldehyde-3-phosphate dehydrogenase — MSIKIGINGVGRIGKLVLLSALNRDTIEVVAINDLVSIEYLAYILKYDSVHGSFKGNISIEDENYLVLNEKRIKVTNEKDPNRLKWKDLNVKYVVESTGLFLTKNLATAHLKSGAKKVILSAPPKDDIPMFVMGVNHQKMNKNQNIVSNASCTTNCLSPIVKVLNDNFGILKGLMTTIHASTATQKVVDSISSRDWRGGRSSLNNIIPASTGAANAVGKIIPNLNGKLTGMAFRVPIPNVSVLDFTVCLINSTDYNKIKLCMKNASETTLKGILGYTEESVVSSDFIGDKRISIFDANSSIMLNSNFIKIVSWYDNEVGYSTKLVDIIEYMDSI, encoded by the coding sequence ATGTCTATTAAAATAGGAATAAATGGTGTTGGTAGAATAGGAAAACTGGTTTTATTATCTGCTTTGAATAGAGATACTATTGAAGTAGTGGCTATTAATGATTTAGTATCTATAGAATATTTAGCTTATATATTAAAATACGATTCAGTTCATGGTAGTTTTAAAGGGAATATTAGTATTGAAGATGAAAATTATTTAGTATTAAATGAAAAACGTATTAAAGTCACTAATGAAAAAGATCCTAATAGATTAAAATGGAAAGATCTAAATGTAAAATATGTTGTAGAATCTACTGGACTTTTTTTAACAAAAAATTTAGCGACTGCTCATTTAAAATCAGGAGCTAAAAAAGTTATTTTATCTGCACCTCCTAAAGATGATATTCCTATGTTTGTCATGGGAGTAAATCATCAAAAAATGAATAAAAATCAAAATATTGTATCGAATGCTTCTTGTACTACAAATTGTTTGTCTCCAATAGTGAAAGTACTAAATGATAATTTTGGTATATTAAAGGGATTGATGACTACTATACATGCTTCTACTGCTACTCAAAAAGTGGTTGATTCTATTTCTTCTAGAGATTGGAGAGGTGGTCGATCTTCATTAAATAATATTATTCCTGCATCTACGGGTGCGGCTAATGCAGTAGGAAAAATTATACCAAATTTAAATGGAAAATTAACAGGGATGGCTTTTAGAGTTCCTATTCCAAATGTATCTGTATTGGATTTTACTGTTTGCTTGATAAATAGCACGGATTATAATAAAATTAAATTATGTATGAAAAATGCATCTGAAACAACATTAAAAGGTATTTTAGGATATACAGAAGAATCTGTTGTTTCATCAGATTTTATAGGAGATAAAAGAATTTCAATTTTTGATGCAAATTCTAGTATCATGTTAAATTCAAATTTTATAAAAATAGTATCATGGTATGATAATGAAGTAGGATATTCTACTAAATTAGTAGATATTATTGAATACATGGACTCTATTTAA
- the lepA gene encoding translation elongation factor 4, whose translation MRYIRNFCIIAHIDHGKSTLADRLLEFTKTVSEKKRNQLLDDMDLERERGITIKSHAVQMEYKYKDKIYILNLIDTPGHVDFSYEVSRSIAACEGALLVVDCTKSVQAQTISNLSLALKKNLVIIPILNKIDLSDSIFEEVKREIMELVKCKMEDIIPVSAKNGLGIYNILDQIVTRIPSPKGDPKEPLQAIIFDSLYNPFTGIEAFFRVKNGCIRKGQKLRFMSTKKVYYAHEIGTLKLKRISKNKIYTGDVGYVVSGIKNTYEVKVGDTITDAENPSIKAIERFEEVKPMVFASIYPIDSDKYEELRSSIEKLQLNDAALSFSSESSPALGFGFHCGFLGLLHMEVVKDRLEREYGVSVIITIPSVSYKVYMKNDQVILINNPSDFPEMKKFKKIEEPYVLVSIITKDIYIGSVISLCIDKRGIMIKNQNYLNSGRIKVTFEMPLSEIVFDFYDKLKTISRGYASFDYNFIGYKNSDLKKITVLINHEKIEPLSLLVHKNKVFLLAKKICQKLAILIPKHQFCIPIQVSVSGKIIARETIKAFRKNVIDKCYGGDISRKKKLLEKQKKGKKKMRQIGKVEIPSSAFITFLKVKS comes from the coding sequence ATTCGTTATATTCGTAATTTCTGTATCATTGCACATATAGATCACGGAAAAAGTACATTAGCAGATCGTTTATTAGAATTTACAAAAACTGTTTCGGAAAAAAAACGAAATCAGTTATTAGATGATATGGATTTGGAGAGAGAACGTGGAATAACTATAAAAAGTCACGCTGTTCAAATGGAATATAAATATAAAGATAAAATATACATTCTTAATCTAATAGATACCCCTGGACATGTAGACTTTTCTTATGAAGTATCTCGTTCTATTGCAGCTTGTGAAGGAGCTTTACTTGTTGTAGATTGTACTAAAAGTGTGCAAGCACAAACGATATCTAATCTTTCTTTAGCATTAAAAAAAAATCTTGTTATTATTCCAATTTTAAATAAAATTGATTTATCTGATTCCATTTTTGAAGAAGTGAAGAGAGAGATAATGGAATTAGTAAAATGTAAAATGGAAGATATTATTCCTGTAAGTGCTAAAAATGGACTAGGAATTTATAATATTTTAGATCAAATTGTAACACGGATTCCTTCTCCAAAAGGAGATCCAAAAGAACCATTACAAGCTATTATTTTTGATTCTTTATATAACCCATTTACAGGAATTGAAGCTTTTTTTAGAGTAAAAAATGGTTGTATACGAAAAGGACAAAAACTTAGGTTTATGTCTACAAAAAAAGTTTATTATGCTCATGAAATAGGAACACTAAAATTAAAACGTATTTCTAAAAATAAAATTTATACTGGTGATGTAGGATATGTTGTCTCTGGAATAAAAAATACTTATGAAGTAAAAGTTGGAGATACAATTACGGATGCGGAAAATCCGTCTATTAAAGCTATAGAAAGATTTGAAGAGGTTAAACCTATGGTTTTTGCAAGTATTTATCCAATTGATTCTGATAAATATGAAGAATTACGCTCTTCTATAGAAAAATTGCAGTTGAATGATGCGGCACTTTCTTTTAGTAGTGAATCTTCTCCTGCTTTAGGATTTGGGTTTCATTGTGGTTTTTTAGGATTGCTTCATATGGAAGTAGTGAAAGATCGTTTAGAACGAGAATATGGAGTCTCTGTTATTATTACTATTCCTAGTGTTTCTTATAAAGTTTATATGAAAAATGATCAAGTTATTTTGATTAATAATCCTTCAGATTTTCCAGAAATGAAAAAATTTAAAAAAATAGAAGAACCTTATGTTTTAGTTTCTATTATTACTAAAGATATTTACATAGGAAGTGTTATATCTTTATGTATTGATAAACGTGGAATCATGATTAAAAATCAAAATTATTTGAATTCTGGTAGAATTAAAGTTACATTTGAAATGCCTTTATCTGAAATTGTATTTGATTTTTATGATAAATTAAAAACAATTTCCAGAGGATATGCTTCTTTTGATTATAATTTTATTGGTTATAAAAATTCAGATTTAAAAAAAATTACTGTATTGATTAATCATGAAAAAATAGAACCTTTATCTCTTTTAGTTCATAAAAATAAAGTTTTTTTATTGGCAAAAAAAATATGTCAAAAATTAGCTATTTTAATTCCAAAACATCAATTTTGCATTCCTATTCAAGTTTCTGTATCTGGAAAAATTATAGCAAGAGAAACTATTAAAGCTTTTAGAAAAAATGTAATTGATAAATGTTATGGAGGAGATATTTCTAGAAAAAAAAAACTTTTAGAAAAACAAAAAAAAGGAAAGAAAAAAATGCGTCAAATAGGAAAAGTTGAAATTCCGTCATCTGCTTTTATAACGTTTTTAAAAGTTAAAAGTTAA